A genomic region of Pseudomonas migulae contains the following coding sequences:
- a CDS encoding LysR family transcriptional regulator has product MSVSHAQLKAFHAVAVHGSFTKAAERLFLTQPAISDQVRKLEERFGVLLFHRNKRSVRLTDLGERLLSITQRLFVIEAEAQELLQDSQALQTGSLILAVDAPVHVLPQIARFCERYPGISVKIETGNTDESLFRLFNYQADLALLGRDVSDERLISLPLRNDPMVAFVSRNHPWADRESICLADLDDTPLVLREIGSVTRQTLEEEMAGAGFRIRPAIQVEGREAAREAVVVGIGVGVVSAAEFGADSRVCALPITDCKRRLTETLVCLREQSSRRVVATFLEMVRESLV; this is encoded by the coding sequence ATGTCGGTTTCCCACGCCCAGCTCAAAGCCTTCCACGCCGTGGCCGTTCACGGAAGCTTTACCAAAGCCGCCGAGCGGCTTTTTCTCACGCAACCGGCGATTTCCGACCAGGTGCGCAAACTCGAAGAGCGCTTCGGTGTGTTGTTGTTCCACCGCAACAAACGCTCGGTGCGCCTGACCGATCTGGGCGAGCGCTTGCTCAGCATTACCCAGCGGCTGTTTGTCATCGAGGCCGAGGCGCAGGAGTTGCTGCAGGATTCCCAGGCGTTGCAGACCGGCAGCCTGATCCTGGCGGTGGATGCGCCGGTGCACGTGCTGCCGCAGATCGCGCGGTTCTGCGAGCGTTACCCCGGCATCAGCGTGAAAATCGAAACCGGCAACACCGATGAATCGCTGTTTCGGTTGTTCAACTATCAGGCCGACCTGGCGTTGCTCGGGCGCGATGTCAGTGATGAACGACTGATCTCGCTGCCGCTGCGCAATGACCCGATGGTGGCGTTTGTTTCGCGCAACCATCCGTGGGCCGACCGCGAGTCGATCTGCCTGGCAGACCTCGACGACACGCCGCTGGTGCTGCGGGAAATCGGCTCGGTGACGCGTCAGACACTGGAGGAGGAAATGGCCGGAGCCGGTTTTCGGATTCGCCCGGCGATTCAGGTCGAAGGTCGGGAAGCGGCGCGTGAGGCGGTGGTCGTGGGGATTGGGGTGGGCGTGGTCTCGGCGGCGGAGTTTGGTGCGGATTCGCGGGTGTGTGCGCTGCCGATTACCGACTGCAAGCGACGGCTGACGGAAAC
- a CDS encoding MFS transporter, protein MNKHIGTIKRWRVQIFAITWLAYAAFYFTRKAFSVAKLGIAEDPTFTLDKMAMANLDAIYLAAYAIGQFTWGILADRFGPRVVVLGGLLISAAAALVMGSFATLPIFATCMLIQGLAQSTGWSGLCKNIGSFFPAEQRGRVLGLWSSCYAFGGLVASPFAGWWAYTLIGSWHAAFISSAAVVGLVAVLFFIFQRNKPEDVGLPAVEPEPELTAEEAHAQSKISVLEPLREILRNRTVLVLGLAYFLLKPARYAILLWGPVIVFEQMPTVGKVGAAIIPTAFELAGLLGPILLGLASDKLFGARRMPACVISLLALTISLALFMGALHTGSVMLVVALLFVMGLTLYGPDSMISGAAAIDFGTAKAGATSAGFVNGCGSVGAILGGLLPGYFDSVTVFIIFAGCALFSALVLIPYWNSRPAGLQAKSAFVPNRPMSVKPLRT, encoded by the coding sequence ATGAACAAACACATCGGCACCATCAAGCGTTGGCGCGTGCAGATCTTCGCGATCACCTGGCTCGCCTACGCCGCTTTCTACTTCACCCGCAAAGCATTTTCCGTGGCCAAACTGGGGATCGCCGAAGACCCCACGTTCACCCTCGACAAAATGGCCATGGCCAACCTCGACGCCATCTATCTCGCCGCTTACGCCATCGGCCAATTCACCTGGGGCATCCTGGCCGACCGCTTTGGTCCGCGGGTCGTGGTGCTCGGCGGCTTGCTGATTTCCGCCGCGGCCGCGCTGGTGATGGGCAGCTTTGCAACGTTACCGATTTTCGCCACCTGCATGCTGATTCAAGGCCTGGCCCAGTCCACGGGATGGTCGGGGCTGTGCAAGAACATCGGCAGTTTCTTCCCCGCCGAACAACGCGGGCGGGTGCTCGGTCTATGGAGTTCCTGCTACGCCTTTGGCGGGCTCGTGGCTTCGCCGTTTGCCGGTTGGTGGGCGTATACGCTCATCGGCAGCTGGCACGCGGCGTTCATTTCCAGTGCGGCGGTGGTTGGGCTGGTCGCCGTGCTGTTTTTTATTTTTCAACGCAACAAACCGGAAGACGTCGGCTTGCCGGCGGTGGAGCCTGAACCCGAGCTGACCGCCGAAGAGGCGCACGCTCAAAGCAAGATCAGCGTGCTGGAACCGCTGAGGGAAATTCTTCGAAATCGCACGGTGCTGGTGCTCGGCCTTGCGTACTTTCTGCTGAAGCCGGCGCGCTACGCGATTCTGCTGTGGGGACCGGTGATCGTTTTCGAGCAGATGCCGACCGTGGGTAAAGTCGGTGCGGCGATCATTCCGACGGCGTTCGAACTGGCCGGGCTGCTCGGGCCGATCCTGCTGGGGCTGGCGTCGGACAAACTGTTCGGCGCCCGGCGCATGCCGGCCTGCGTTATCAGTTTGCTCGCGCTGACCATTTCTCTGGCGTTGTTCATGGGTGCCTTGCACACCGGTAGTGTGATGCTGGTAGTGGCGTTGTTGTTCGTCATGGGCCTGACCCTGTACGGGCCGGACTCGATGATCAGCGGCGCGGCGGCCATCGATTTCGGCACCGCCAAGGCTGGCGCAACATCGGCCGGCTTCGTCAACGGCTGCGGCTCGGTCGGGGCGATTCTCGGCGGCTTGCTGCCGGGCTACTTCGACTCGGTCACCGTGTTCATTATCTTCGCCGGCTGCGCCTTGTTCTCCGCGCTGGTGCTGATCCCTTACTGGAACAGCCGCCCGGCGGGCCTGCAGGCCAAAAGTGCGTTCGTGCCTAACCGGCCGATGAGTGTCAAACCCCTGCGTACCTGA
- a CDS encoding FAD-dependent oxidoreductase: MPMRPFWLEQALAAESCPPCEPLAGDTRADVCIVGGGYTGLWTAIMLKEQNPELDVLLIEADICGAGASGRNGGCALSWSAKYFTLERLFGVEEAVRLVKESERSIYAIGTFCEQYGVDADYRLDGTLYTATNRAQCGSTDAVIAALERNGINSFTQRPVADVQRMAGSSKHLEGWFSPAAASVQPGKLVRGLRRVALQLGVRIHENTAMTGLEEGKPAGIQTPNGTVRADRVVLAMNAWMARAFPQFERSVAIVSSDMLITEPRPDLLNDIGLTSGVTVLDSRIFVHYYHNTPDGRIMLGKGGNTFAYGGRMLPVFDQPSPYAGLLKHSLSEFFPAFAEVKVEATWNGPSDRSVTGLPFFGQMSAHGNVFYGFGYSGSGVGPCHMGGQILASMVQGLDNAWTRSPLVNGPLGFFPPEPIRYLGSLMVRNAIRRKERAEDHGRRPRHLDVRLAKFAAAAGKADKG; this comes from the coding sequence ATACCGATGAGACCTTTCTGGCTGGAACAGGCGCTGGCGGCTGAGTCGTGCCCGCCCTGCGAACCCTTGGCGGGCGACACCCGCGCCGATGTGTGCATCGTCGGCGGTGGCTACACCGGGTTGTGGACCGCGATCATGCTCAAGGAGCAGAACCCGGAACTGGATGTGTTGCTGATCGAGGCCGACATCTGCGGTGCCGGCGCCAGTGGACGCAATGGCGGTTGTGCACTGTCGTGGTCGGCCAAGTATTTCACCTTGGAAAGGTTGTTCGGCGTCGAAGAGGCGGTACGGCTGGTCAAGGAATCCGAGCGCAGCATTTACGCGATCGGCACCTTCTGCGAGCAGTACGGCGTGGATGCCGATTACCGCCTCGACGGCACGCTCTACACCGCGACCAACCGCGCGCAATGCGGTTCGACCGACGCGGTGATCGCAGCGCTCGAACGCAACGGCATCAACTCTTTCACCCAGCGGCCGGTCGCGGATGTGCAGCGCATGGCCGGGTCCAGTAAACATCTGGAAGGCTGGTTCTCACCGGCCGCCGCGAGCGTGCAGCCGGGCAAACTCGTGCGCGGTTTGCGCCGGGTTGCGTTGCAGCTGGGTGTGAGGATTCATGAAAACACCGCGATGACCGGACTGGAGGAGGGCAAGCCGGCGGGCATTCAAACCCCGAACGGCACTGTCCGCGCGGACCGGGTCGTGTTGGCGATGAACGCGTGGATGGCCCGCGCGTTCCCGCAGTTCGAGCGCAGCGTGGCGATTGTCTCCAGCGACATGCTGATCACCGAACCACGGCCGGACCTGCTCAACGACATCGGCTTGACCAGCGGCGTCACGGTGCTCGATTCGCGAATTTTCGTGCATTACTACCACAACACACCGGACGGCCGGATCATGCTCGGCAAGGGTGGGAACACCTTCGCCTATGGAGGGCGAATGCTGCCGGTGTTCGATCAGCCGTCTCCCTATGCCGGTTTGTTGAAGCACAGCCTGAGCGAATTCTTTCCGGCGTTTGCCGAGGTCAAGGTCGAGGCTACCTGGAACGGCCCTTCGGATCGCTCGGTCACGGGGTTGCCGTTCTTCGGCCAGATGAGTGCCCACGGTAATGTGTTTTACGGTTTCGGTTATTCCGGCAGCGGGGTCGGACCCTGTCATATGGGCGGGCAGATTCTCGCGTCGATGGTTCAGGGGCTGGACAACGCCTGGACCCGTTCGCCGCTGGTCAACGGTCCTTTGGGCTTCTTTCCACCGGAGCCGATTCGTTACCTGGGCTCGCTGATGGTGCGCAACGCCATCCGCCGCAAGGAGCGCGCCGAGGATCACGGGCGCCGGCCAAGGCATCTGGATGTACGCCTGGCGAAATTCGCGGCGGCGGCCGGCAAGGCGGACAAGGGCTGA